The following are encoded together in the Flavihumibacter fluvii genome:
- a CDS encoding alpha-L-fucosidase has protein sequence MFQRICLAGFFCWVSLFAISQPKIDPKSIAPKMQWFGDAKLGIFIHSGIYAVNGVDESWSFYNKKISYTDYMKQLKGFTLRNYDPAAWADLIRESGARYAVITTKHHDGVAMYDTRQGNLSTVKATPAKRDMVKPLFEELRKRNIRCGAYYSLIDWSDARYPGFMKDSSRYQVQNDYGRWNQFRNFFQAQIKEINAQFNPDLWWFDGDWEHSAEEWESEKVRYLILSKNPNAIINGRLQGYGDYATPEQNFPVTRPPFNWWELCMTINNNWGYQHTDNNWKTPYEIITIFVDAVANGGNLLLDIGPKEDGTIPEEQVNVLKELGAWNAKNGEAIFNTVGGIAQGHFYGPTTLSKDSATLYLFVHGKTSGQIMVKGLDNKINEITVLGSNAKITHKVVGKISWSPVPGLVYIDLPENVLDKYVTVLKLKLDKPVKLYRGQGGL, from the coding sequence ATGTTTCAAAGAATTTGTTTAGCAGGTTTTTTTTGCTGGGTTTCCTTATTTGCAATTTCTCAGCCGAAAATTGATCCCAAATCGATTGCGCCGAAAATGCAATGGTTTGGAGATGCGAAGCTGGGGATTTTTATACATTCCGGCATATATGCGGTAAATGGGGTTGATGAATCCTGGAGTTTTTATAATAAGAAAATCTCCTATACCGATTATATGAAACAATTAAAAGGCTTCACATTACGGAATTATGATCCTGCAGCCTGGGCCGATCTGATCCGAGAATCCGGAGCCAGGTATGCTGTAATCACCACTAAACACCACGACGGTGTGGCTATGTACGATACCAGGCAAGGTAACCTGAGCACAGTAAAAGCCACACCGGCAAAACGTGATATGGTTAAGCCACTATTTGAAGAATTGCGAAAACGTAATATTAGATGTGGTGCATATTATTCCCTGATCGACTGGTCTGATGCAAGGTATCCCGGTTTCATGAAGGATAGTTCCAGGTACCAGGTACAAAATGATTATGGGCGCTGGAACCAGTTCCGGAATTTTTTCCAGGCACAGATCAAAGAGATTAATGCCCAGTTTAATCCTGATCTCTGGTGGTTTGATGGTGATTGGGAACACAGTGCCGAAGAATGGGAGTCTGAGAAAGTACGCTACCTTATTCTTTCTAAAAATCCAAATGCCATCATCAATGGTCGTCTCCAGGGCTATGGCGATTATGCCACACCTGAGCAAAACTTCCCGGTTACCAGGCCACCCTTCAACTGGTGGGAGCTATGCATGACCATTAACAATAACTGGGGCTACCAGCATACTGACAATAACTGGAAAACACCTTATGAAATCATCACGATTTTTGTTGATGCTGTTGCCAATGGTGGAAACCTTTTGCTCGATATTGGTCCAAAGGAAGATGGAACTATCCCCGAAGAACAGGTAAATGTCCTGAAAGAATTAGGCGCCTGGAATGCAAAAAACGGGGAAGCTATTTTTAATACTGTTGGCGGTATCGCTCAAGGGCATTTTTACGGCCCCACAACCTTATCAAAGGATTCCGCAACATTATACTTATTTGTCCATGGTAAAACTTCCGGACAAATCATGGTCAAAGGCTTAGATAATAAGATTAATGAAATTACTGTTTTAGGTAGCAATGCTAAAATCACGCATAAAGTCGTGGGTAAAATTTCCTGGAGCCCGGTACCCGGACTGGTTTATATAGACTTGCCGGAGAATGTCCTGGATAAGTATGTAACAGTTTTAAAACTGAAGCTCGATAAACCAGTTAAACTTTACAGGGGCCAGGGTGGGTTATAA
- a CDS encoding HAD family hydrolase, with product MNIKVIAFDADDTLWVNEPYFQEIEHKFCALLEDYLPQHTTARELLMVEIQNLSLYGYGIKGYMLSMIETAMKVTNNTISIEVIGKIIDFGKDLLGRPIELFDGIEEVLLALKKSYRLVVATKGDLLDQERKLKNSGIDHHFHHIEIMSDKQERDYTKLIRHLDILPEEFIMIGNSLKSDVLPVLNIGAYAVHIPYHTTWAHEQVEHTIDHANFRQLNHITEILPILLG from the coding sequence ATGAATATTAAAGTCATTGCCTTTGATGCGGATGATACCCTATGGGTAAATGAACCGTATTTCCAGGAAATAGAACATAAATTTTGCGCTTTGCTGGAAGATTATCTTCCACAACACACTACCGCCCGCGAGCTGCTAATGGTAGAGATCCAGAATCTTTCCCTGTATGGATACGGTATCAAAGGTTACATGTTGTCGATGATTGAAACAGCCATGAAAGTGACGAACAATACGATAAGCATCGAGGTAATTGGAAAAATTATTGATTTTGGTAAAGATCTTTTAGGCCGGCCTATCGAATTGTTTGATGGAATAGAGGAAGTTCTGCTGGCGCTCAAGAAAAGTTACCGCTTAGTGGTGGCAACAAAAGGTGACTTGCTTGACCAGGAAAGAAAATTAAAGAACTCAGGGATTGATCACCATTTTCACCATATTGAAATCATGAGTGATAAGCAGGAGCGTGATTATACGAAATTGATCAGGCACCTCGATATCCTGCCTGAAGAATTTATAATGATTGGTAACTCATTGAAATCAGATGTATTGCCGGTATTGAACATCGGCGCATATGCTGTCCATATTCCATACCATACTACCTGGGCACACGAACAGGTGGAACATACCATTGATCATGCCAACTTCAGGCAATTGAATCATATCACTGAAATTCTGCCTATATTGTTAGGGTAA
- a CDS encoding CHASE3 domain-containing protein: protein MNNRNAFYQGFELKLRRFVHQFKRTKPSYEQNLLAISLVIIFGIILLGVKTYQNNLDNQDTYQRLDHTRQVLYDAEQISAAVKDLELGVRGYVITGDYTFLEPFYTTRQTIFTRINNLKNLSGDNTLQRSRLDSLKSLLQKKMEFLEACIQLRKKNGAIAAENFIISQPDINRNKFLDSIIDQVKAEENKNLSERKEANTSSNEIFSWLNIILVIVLILIVTAAFLALWHNTRISRKAKDLLENNKQILQSIIDNTPSIIYVKDLFGRFALVNKQFAKTYNVSAESVIGKTMFDISQDSSAKQNTQNDDLVIEERRLLEIEENAVVDGQVFHYYSVKFPLINRNGEVYAIAAISTDITDIIQKQNLQRQKEIIENKIEAQENERKEIGIELHDNISQLLASAKMMLDTALFNVERKDERLEKARNDVYSAINETRKLSHSLVAPMVPERQITAAIEELTKSLWLSGKMKLDLKFTGKKILNSLDEKCKLTVYRIIQEQVNNIMKYSMATNVMIHLDATAGKIQVRIADDGIGFDVTTKSAGIGFRNIASRIKLYGGQMKITTAPGEGCTLDVQIPLSQPSIVNGVGN from the coding sequence ATGAATAACCGGAATGCCTTTTACCAGGGTTTTGAGTTGAAACTTCGACGGTTCGTTCATCAGTTTAAAAGAACAAAGCCTAGTTACGAACAGAACCTGTTGGCGATTTCATTGGTCATCATTTTTGGTATCATCCTGCTTGGTGTCAAAACATACCAAAACAACCTCGATAATCAGGATACTTACCAAAGGTTGGACCATACCCGCCAGGTGCTTTATGATGCGGAACAGATTTCTGCTGCTGTAAAGGACCTTGAACTGGGAGTTAGGGGTTATGTGATTACAGGTGATTATACCTTCCTGGAACCCTTCTATACCACCCGCCAGACGATCTTCACGAGGATCAATAATCTGAAAAATTTGTCCGGTGATAATACCTTACAGCGTTCAAGGCTTGATTCCCTTAAAAGCCTCCTGCAAAAGAAGATGGAATTCCTGGAAGCCTGTATACAACTCCGGAAAAAGAACGGTGCAATAGCTGCTGAAAACTTTATCATCAGCCAACCAGATATTAACCGCAATAAATTCCTTGATAGTATTATTGACCAGGTCAAAGCTGAAGAAAATAAAAACCTGTCAGAAAGGAAGGAAGCGAATACTAGCAGCAATGAAATTTTCAGTTGGTTGAATATTATACTCGTGATTGTACTTATCCTGATTGTCACTGCAGCATTCCTGGCACTTTGGCATAATACCCGGATCAGCCGAAAAGCAAAAGACTTATTGGAAAATAATAAGCAGATATTGCAGTCTATCATTGATAACACACCTTCTATTATTTATGTTAAAGATTTGTTCGGTCGGTTTGCGCTCGTAAATAAACAGTTTGCAAAAACATATAATGTAAGTGCTGAATCAGTGATCGGTAAAACAATGTTTGATATCAGCCAGGATAGCTCTGCCAAGCAAAATACACAGAATGATGACCTGGTAATTGAAGAGCGCCGATTGCTTGAAATAGAAGAAAATGCTGTTGTGGACGGACAAGTATTTCATTATTATTCAGTAAAATTCCCATTGATCAACCGCAATGGTGAAGTATATGCGATAGCGGCCATTTCCACTGATATAACCGATATCATACAGAAACAGAACCTGCAACGGCAAAAGGAAATTATTGAAAACAAGATTGAAGCCCAGGAAAATGAACGAAAGGAAATCGGCATTGAACTTCATGATAATATCAGTCAGTTGCTGGCTTCTGCAAAAATGATGCTCGATACAGCTTTGTTTAATGTGGAAAGAAAGGATGAAAGACTTGAGAAGGCCCGTAATGATGTATATTCTGCTATTAATGAAACCCGAAAATTGTCCCATTCACTTGTAGCCCCAATGGTTCCTGAACGGCAGATTACTGCAGCTATTGAGGAACTTACGAAAAGCCTTTGGTTGTCGGGTAAAATGAAACTGGACCTGAAATTTACCGGAAAGAAAATACTGAACAGCCTTGACGAAAAATGCAAGTTGACGGTTTACCGGATTATCCAGGAGCAGGTGAATAATATTATGAAATATTCAATGGCCACAAATGTAATGATACATCTCGATGCCACTGCCGGTAAAATACAGGTCAGGATCGCGGATGATGGAATAGGCTTTGATGTAACTACTAAAAGTGCAGGGATAGGTTTCAGGAATATCGCAAGCCGTATTAAATTATATGGTGGTCAAATGAAGATAACAACAGCTCCCGGTGAGGGTTGTACGCTGGATGTTCAAATACCACTTTCACAACCTTCTATAGTGAATGGTGTAGGAAACTGA
- a CDS encoding 3-keto-disaccharide hydrolase, with translation MKYPSLLFFLLLALTVSAQEPLFRSDLSNANFPKGIWTSENGILTASADHVLWTKTSFENFILDLDFKTASGTNSGVIVYCTDTAKWVANSVEIQIADDFSDKWSASPATWQCGAIFGRKAAIRQKVVHQPGEWNHFTITCYGTLITVILNGVLVTTMDMSKWTSAKKNPDGSDIPDWLNKPLNILPTSGYIGLQGKHAGAPIWFRNVMVRPF, from the coding sequence ATGAAATACCCATCTCTTCTGTTTTTTCTGCTACTTGCTTTAACTGTATCAGCACAAGAACCATTATTCCGGTCGGATTTGTCCAATGCGAATTTCCCAAAAGGAATATGGACCAGTGAGAATGGCATATTAACAGCATCAGCTGACCATGTTTTGTGGACTAAAACATCATTCGAGAATTTTATACTGGATCTTGATTTCAAAACTGCATCAGGTACGAATAGCGGGGTTATAGTGTATTGCACCGATACTGCTAAATGGGTGGCCAATTCGGTGGAGATCCAGATTGCCGATGACTTTTCCGATAAATGGTCAGCATCTCCGGCTACCTGGCAATGTGGCGCCATATTTGGGCGAAAAGCTGCAATCAGGCAGAAGGTTGTTCATCAGCCAGGGGAATGGAACCATTTCACCATCACCTGCTATGGAACGCTGATTACAGTAATATTAAATGGGGTATTGGTCACTACCATGGATATGAGCAAATGGACATCGGCCAAAAAGAATCCGGATGGCTCGGACATACCGGATTGGCTCAATAAGCCGCTTAATATTCTGCCCACTTCAGGATATATCGGGTTGCAGGGCAAACATGCTGGGGCGCCCATCTGGTTCAGGAATGTTATGGTCAGGCCTTTTTAA